GTTCAATAACTTCTTTGAACTTGTTGTACACCTTCATAGCACCTTTAGCCGTGCAACCTGTTCCGACACAGACGTACACTGACAGGTTTTGAAGTTTCCACCTTCGAAATTCTTTTTGCTTTTCGAGGAAATCATAAGCTTCAGTTAGACTTTTGAGCATCGTTCTCACCTCTCAAACTACGCAAGATTTGCTTAACTTTTTCTGGTGTGAGGTTTCCATATACTTCGTCGTTTATGACCATGGCAGGCGCCAATGCGCAGGCGCCAAGACATCCTACGCAATCTACACTGAATTTCAGGTCCTTCGTCACCTCACCTGGTTTTATCCCAATCTCTTCTTCGATCGCCTTGAGCAATCTGGTAGAACCTTCCATGTGACACGCTGTCCCATCGCACACCAAGATGGTGTACTCTCCTTTCGG
This sequence is a window from Pseudothermotoga sp.. Protein-coding genes within it:
- the nuoE gene encoding NADH-quinone oxidoreductase subunit NuoE, with protein sequence MERTYEAIEQVLRKYNYKKENLVKILLEVQKLHRYLSKDVMHYIAVALQLPPAKVYGVATFYAQFSLKPKGEYTILVCDGTACHMEGSTRLLKAIEEEIGIKPGEVTKDLKFSVDCVGCLGACALAPAMVINDEVYGNLTPEKVKQILRSLRGENDAQKSN